One segment of Primulina tabacum isolate GXHZ01 chromosome 6, ASM2559414v2, whole genome shotgun sequence DNA contains the following:
- the LOC142548207 gene encoding pathogenesis-related protein PR-1-like, protein MKPRYTTFILVFLLLFTDLDNNVVTCQDEIQQFLYLQNSARSEVGLAPLQWDWNVARYAEWYAYQRQVDCALEHSHGPYGENIFWGSGVEWTPDQAAQSWVDEAREYDYWSNSCVYGQQCGHYTQIVWRNTRRIGCARVVCYGGRGVFITCNYDPPGNYIGQRPY, encoded by the coding sequence ATGAAGCCACGCTATACTACTTTCATTCTCGTCTTTCTCCTCCTCTTCACTGATCTAGACAACAATGTTGTCACATGCCAAGATGAAATCCAACAATTCTTGTATCTCCAAAACTCGGCCCGATCCGAGGTGGGATTGGCTCCATTGCAATGGGACTGGAACGTGGCACGATACGCTGAGTGGTACGCGTACCAAAGGCAAGTAGATTGTGCATTGGAGCACTCGCACGGCCCGTACGGGGAGAACATCTTCTGGGGCAGCGGAGTCGAGTGGACGCCGGATCAGGCTGCCCAGTCTTGGGTGGACGAGGCACGTGAATACGACTACTGGTCAAATTCTTGTGTGTATGGTCAGCAGTGCGGGCATTACACTCAGATAGTGTGGAGGAACACCAGGAGAATTGGGTGTGCTAGAGTGGTTTGTTATGGTGGCAGAGGTGTTTTCATTACTTGCAATTATGATCCTCCCGGTAATTATATCGGCCAGAGGCCAtactaa